Within the Candidatus Flexicrinis proximus genome, the region TGCGGAAGGTATAGCCTTCCTGCAGCGCCATACTGATCAGGTGCTCGTTGGTGCTGGCGCCAAAACGCCGGCGGAGTTTCAGGCGCACCCAATAGGCGCGCCGCAAGGGGATGTTCAATTGGTTGGCAATGTCGGCAATATTGGAACCGCGCGCCAGAAGCCGGAGCACCGTACGGGCTTCGGCGTCGAGCTTCCAGTCGCGCAGCGGCGACTTCATGGCGACCAGATACTCGGCATTCGCCGTTGGCGAGAGATAGGGACGATTCTTCAGCGCCAGCTCCACGGCTTTGCGCAGGCAGGTCGTCAGATCGTCCCCGACCATCAGATAGCCGATTGCACCGACCGCGAAATAGTCGCGGATGAGCAGCCCGTCGCTCGGCGTGCCCATGACGATGACGCGTATCGACGGCGCAGCGCGGTGGATCCGCTCGACCAGTGCCAGTGTGTCGATGAGCGGATCAAAGCGATCTCCGATAAGGATGAGGTCGGGTTGAGCGGTTTCGGCAGCCTTGAGTAAGGCGCTGCCATTTTCGACTTTGGTGATCTCTGTGTCGGCGCGTCCCTTGAGCAGCGTTTCCGCGCCAACGACGGTCAGACTGCTGCTGTCCGCGATCAGGATATGCGTTGTCATCCGGTTTTGCCCTCGTATCTTTGCCCTTTTTCAGAGCGTAGCGCCAAATCACCTCCTTTGGGTGTCACTTTTTGACATTTGATGCACACAAATTTGCATCGGCATGTGAATTTTCCCAACATCGATATTCTGG harbors:
- a CDS encoding response regulator transcription factor; this translates as MTTHILIADSSSLTVVGAETLLKGRADTEITKVENGSALLKAAETAQPDLILIGDRFDPLIDTLALVERIHRAAPSIRVIVMGTPSDGLLIRDYFAVGAIGYLMVGDDLTTCLRKAVELALKNRPYLSPTANAEYLVAMKSPLRDWKLDAEARTVLRLLARGSNIADIANQLNIPLRRAYWVRLKLRRRFGASTNEHLISMALQEGYTFRTS